The sequence ATGCCCTCCAGCGTCTGTTTAATTTGGTGCTCAACCGCCTCAAGCAAGAGGGGCCAGGGGTGCTAGTCAACGAGGCCAAGGCCGCCCTGCCCCAAGATTTGCGAGAGACAGCCTTTGCGATCGCCACCGATCTGGTGCTCTCCGATCGCACCGTCACCCCCCAAGAGCAGGCCTTTTTAGAAGACCTCTACCGCATTCTAGATATTCCCAGTGCCCTGGCCCAGCAGATAGTGCAGGTCATGACGATCAAAAATCGCGGTTAGATGGCACCCTAAGTTGCCGCCTCAGCCCGCTCAAACCCCAGCTGAATCAGCCTGTCTACTAACGCCTCAAAGGAAACCCCGCTGGCCTCCCACATCATGGGGTACATGCTGGTGGCGGTGAAGCCGGGGAACGTATTGATCTCGTTGATCAGCACCTCCCCGGTGGCCTCCACGTAGAAAAAATCTACCCGAGAGATGCCGGTGGCATCTACCGCCTGAAAGGCCGTTACCGCCATCGACTGAATGCGCTGGGCGATCGCCTCGGGCACCTGGGCCGGGATGGTGTGCTGAGACTGGCCGCTGGTGTATTTGGTCTCGTAGTCGTAGAAGCTGCTCTGAAAGGTAATTTCGCCCACCAGAGAGGCTTGGGGATTGTGGTTGCCCAGCACGGCGCACTCAACTTCGCGGGCCACCACCCCAGTTTCGACAATGATGCGGCGATCGTAGCTGGCGGCGCTGTCGAGGGCCGCTTCGAGTTCTTTGCGGCTGGTAGCCTTAGCAATGCCCACCGACGAACCCAGGTTGGCAGGTTTGACAAAGCAGGGGTAGCCCAGCTCGGTTTCGATGCGATCGCACAATTTTGGAAATACGCAGGGGTTTGACCACACCTCAGCCCGATCTACGGCCAGGTACTTGACCTGGGGCAGACCGGCCTGGGCAAAGGCCGTTTTCATGGCAATTTTGTCCATGCCGACTGCCGAGCCCAGCACCCCAGAGCCAACAAAGGGCTGCTGCATTAGGGTAAACAGGCCCTGCACCGTACCATCTTCACCGTTGGGGCCGTGGAGTACCGGAAACCAAATGTCGATCGCATCGACCTGGTCAAACTGGGGCAGGCGCAGGCGAGGCGTTGCGGCTGGGGTCGTGGCCTGGGGGGGCACTCCGGCGGCCAACACCGCTGCCGCCTCAGCCCCGGCCTGCCAAACACCATCTTTGCGAATGTAGACGGGCAGCACAGTGTACTTGTCGGCGTTGGTGCCGCTGGCCAGGGCGCGGGCGATCGCCATCGCCGAACAAATCGACACCTCATGCTCCCCC is a genomic window of Nodosilinea sp. E11 containing:
- a CDS encoding tellurite resistance TerB family protein, which codes for MTKLPMEPAEALASIAMVAIAADGYLAHQEGQDMTMLLSRMALFSSYSADALQRLFNLVLNRLKQEGPGVLVNEAKAALPQDLRETAFAIATDLVLSDRTVTPQEQAFLEDLYRILDIPSALAQQIVQVMTIKNRG
- a CDS encoding D-alanine--D-alanine ligase family protein → MATVTVGLVFGGCSGEHEVSICSAMAIARALASGTNADKYTVLPVYIRKDGVWQAGAEAAAVLAAGVPPQATTPAATPRLRLPQFDQVDAIDIWFPVLHGPNGEDGTVQGLFTLMQQPFVGSGVLGSAVGMDKIAMKTAFAQAGLPQVKYLAVDRAEVWSNPCVFPKLCDRIETELGYPCFVKPANLGSSVGIAKATSRKELEAALDSAASYDRRIIVETGVVAREVECAVLGNHNPQASLVGEITFQSSFYDYETKYTSGQSQHTIPAQVPEAIAQRIQSMAVTAFQAVDATGISRVDFFYVEATGEVLINEINTFPGFTATSMYPMMWEASGVSFEALVDRLIQLGFERAEAAT